The following coding sequences lie in one Aspergillus luchuensis IFO 4308 DNA, chromosome 8, nearly complete sequence genomic window:
- a CDS encoding fungal specific transcription factor domain-containing protein (COG:K;~EggNog:ENOG410PV8C;~InterPro:IPR007219;~PFAM:PF04082;~go_function: GO:0003677 - DNA binding [Evidence IEA];~go_function: GO:0008270 - zinc ion binding [Evidence IEA];~go_process: GO:0006351 - transcription, DNA-templated [Evidence IEA]) has protein sequence MFPLYGDPRGVGLVVDICEPEPREKSGHFLIPKTKPTHIDQDTIEYLRRKGVFNFPAPAVCEMMIRTYLHYVHPFFPVVDAHSFLDIFENRCNEVSIHLLWSMFLAAANFADDSTLKEADFSSRKEMKRAMYIRAKALYDAEYERSKITLIQAVLLTGFWYSDTEDRTGPWHWNGIAISLCQTIGLHRHPDAGRKRSKAIPTSDSIIWRELWWCCFYREAWFSAGMGRPMRINIADCSTRMPHANDSDNLLAGIPEHIRKKYLPEGTKELSKLWTELLTLTVSLAKILSWQNRADQTRPSRTEIQQIDDTIRQHCFDKDHGMGHAHSHVVSLHMYHLELYRDSVLLTLYRPFLFDKPEMNSPDLPADEWTLTVLRRGKDAATNTNRVLGNMIGDDMISNCQAMVCIALVPTLQIHLLDATSEKQMVQRMGRHNLEFCMMVIEELKSVYFGAELLSRMFTKARDWILYRKSVPATAPREYTPQSSRDFAVGSLPVLPDDACQDDAGIFDAFATMLSPFASVSAGGLFNNDELLDFESAATLEQLMFPEPESSADTH, from the exons ATGTTCCCGTTATATG GGGACCCCCGTGGCGTTGGTCTGGTAGTCGACATATGCGAGCCAGAGCCAAGGGAGAAGAGTGGGcacttcctcatccccaaaacTAAGCCCACTCATATAGATCAGGATACGATTGAATACCTGCGCCGTAAGGGCGTGTTCAACTTCCCCGCCCCTGCTGTCTGCGAAATGATGATCCGGACATACCTTCACTATGTGCATCCCTTTTTTCCTGTTGTTGACGCCCATTCGTTCCTCGATATATTCGAAAATAGATGCAACGAAGTAAGCATACACCTGTTGTGGAGCATGTTTCTAGCTGCTGCGAAT TTCGCCGATGACAGCACCTTAAAAGAAGCGGATTTCTCATCTCGGAAAGAGATGAAGCGTGCCATGTATATCCGTGCCAAG GCTCTTTACGATGCAGAGTATGAGAGAAGTAAGATTACTCTAATCCAGGCGGTACTTCTGACAGGTTTCTGGTATTCGGACACCGAAGACAGGACTGGGCCTTGGCATTGGAATGGTATTGCTATCAGTCTGTGCCAAACGATAGGGCTACATCGGCATCCAGATGCAGGTCGAAAACGCAGTAAAGCGATCCCGACTAGTGACAGCATTATCTGGAGGGAattgtggtggtgctgctttTACCGTGAAGCGTGGTTCTCTGCCGGCATGGGCAGGCCTATGCGCATCAACATAGCCGACTGCAGTACTCGAATGCCACATGCCAACGATTCCGATAATCTGCTCGCTGGGATTCCTGAGCATATTCGGAAGAAGTACCTTCCAGAAGGCACTAAGGAATTGTCCAAATTATGGACGGAGCTGTTAACACTTACGGTCTCTTTAGCGAAGATTCTATCATGGCAAAACCGAGCGGACCAGACACGACCTAGTAGGACTGAGATACAGCAAATTGACGATACCATCCGACAGCATTGTTTCGACAAAGATCACGGTATGGGTCACGCACATAGTCACGTCGTCTCTTTACACATGTACCATCTGGAGCTGTATCGAGA TTCCGTTCTGCTTACCCTATACCGACCATTTCTTTTCGATAAGCCAGAAATGAATTCACCTGATCTCCCTGCCGATGAATGGACATTAACTGTTTTGCGGAGGGGCAAAGATGCTGCGACGAACACCAACAGAGTCCTTGGCAACATGATCGGTGATGACATGATCAGTAACTGCCAAGCGATGGT CTGCATTGCCTTGGTTCCCACATTGCAAATCCATCTGCTTGACGCCACGTCTGAAAAGCAAATGGTGCAACGTATGGGCCGCCATAACCTTGAGTTTTGCATGATGGTCATCGAAGAGCTCAAATCTGTGTACTTTGGCGCTGAATTACTCTCAAGAATGTTTACTAAGGCAAGAGACTGGATACTCTACCGCAAGTCTGTCCCCGCCACAGCGCCCAGAGAATATACGCCTCAGTCGTCGCGTGATTTCGCGGTCGGTTCTCTTCCGGTGCTACCAGATGATGCATGTCAGGACGATGCGGGAATATTTGATGCGTTCGCGACAATGCTGAGTCCCTTTGCCTCAGTATCAGCTGGCGGACTCTTCAATAACGACGA GCTATTGGATTTTGAATCTGCCGCCACACTTGAACAACTGATGTTCCCTGAGCCCGAATCTTCTGCAGATACACATTAG
- a CDS encoding uncharacterized protein (COG:K;~EggNog:ENOG410QEEY): MSEDTVSSDTRDRILAMILHTCEPANMIKVVSAFPAANVLDRLLHRFYATHATDDDSWIHIPTLRSSEMPTELLGAYITSAAMRSSSAAVRRFGTALHGVLHPYLFQIFEKRIAQTRCLQQIHALALYVQTGLWRGNKRRMEIAAAIVGSAVTMLRSGRRYRASTYSSVIPDPADADDVL, from the exons ATGTCTGAAGACACAGTCTCGTCCGATACACGCGATCGGATCTTGGCCATGATACTGCACACCTGTGAGCCAGCGAATATGATCAAAGTGGTCTCCGCCTTTCCAGCGGCGAATGTGCTTGATCGGCTTCTACATCGCTTTTACGCGACTCATGCAACTGACGATGACAGCTGGATTCATATTCCAACTCTACGCTCAAGTGAGATGCCGACAGAACTCCTAGGCGCTTATATCACGTCGGCAGCTATGAGATCGTCCAGTGCGGCTGTTCGCCGGTTCGGAACTGCCCTACACGGTGTCCTCCATCCATATTTATTCCAGATT TTCGAGAAACGAATAGCACAAACCCGCTGCTTGCAGCAAATCCACGCGCTTGCTCTGTATGTCCAAACAGGGTTATGGCGTGGCAATAAACGAAGGATGGAAATTGCCGCGGCTATTGTAGGATCGGCTGTCACC ATGCTCCGAAGTGGCCGTCGCTACCGTGCTTCGACCTATAGCAGTGTGATACCAGATCCGGCAGACGCTGACGATGTACTCTAG
- a CDS encoding uncharacterized protein (COG:S;~EggNog:ENOG410PFYR), with protein sequence MQSFEKTFQQAGLREYLANPSLLQTISPLYDSNLARLIVLHAVSSMVKDHLQSRGILFPRISDTPGAFILADESSQSRVAQLLNSIRILHDDGQPGDHHSSHLTADLLSMHCLTPFEQIEIIAGREGPEEAEVVLPLSERWCQSSQARKAVWYASQFIRCLHHLNSQSFTEFFAVGAYQASLCLCIYGTMAQMPPSSNLSSGPRTGGNFQIDGPDSAVIQRWMILGSGTPVLGSVTSASTFYGGMPLGATRSILLRVRDLLYVRASQKNLLPLVTGICDLLCALSITKQIEPRCLY encoded by the coding sequence ATGCAGAGTTTCGAGAAGACATTTCAACAGGCGGGTCTTCGGGAGTATCTCGCCAACCCGTCTCTCCTGCAGACCATTTCACCACTTTACGATTCCAATTTAGCACGCTTAATTGTCCTTCATGCCGTTAGTTCCATGGTCAAAGATCATCTCCAATCAAGAGGTATTTTGTTTCCAAGGATTTCAGATACACCTGGAGCATTCATCCTTGCGGATGAGAGCTCCCAAAGCCGGGTAGCTCAGCTCCTGAACAGCATCCGCATACTCCACGACGACGGCCAGCCAGGTGATCATCACAGCAGCCACTTAACAGCCGACTTACTCTCCATGCATTGTCTGACCCCTTTTGAGCAAATCGAAATAATCGCTGGCCGCGAAGGAcccgaagaagccgaagttGTATTGCCACTTTCGGAACGATGGTGCCAAAGCAGTCAGGCACGGAAGGCCGTATGGTACGCCAGCCAGTTTATTCGGTGTCTACACCATCTTAATTCCCAAAGCTTCACAGAGTTCTTTGCGGTCGGAGCTTACCAAGCTAGTCTGTGCCTATGTATATATGGGACTATGGCCCAAATGCCACCTTCGAGCAACCTCTCTAGTGGACCAAGGACAGGAGGTAATTTCCAAATTGATGGACCAGACTCTGCTGTGATACAGAGATGGATGATTTTGGGGTCTGGAACCCCCGTGTTGGGAAGCGTGACCTCAGCCTCCACGTTCTATGGTGGTATGCCGCTGGGTGCCACCAGGtctattcttcttcgagTTCGTGACCTCCTGTATGTCAGGGCGTCACAGAAAAACCTGTTACCACTGGTTACTGGTATATGTGATCTTCTTTGTGCCTTGAGCATTACAAAGCAGATAGAGCCCCGGTGCCTCTATTGA
- a CDS encoding uncharacterized protein (COG:S;~EggNog:ENOG410PV4E), giving the protein MRDIFHHAYVTIIAACPSKVSDGFLRDRRPGFPAPSTLPFRTPDGALGTMFLSHGTDLRPEPVNSRAWCLEERVLSPRSLVYCSHTLQYECQTEHMNIDRAADPRDVRDDIVQLPSWVFHDRFLSSPFMVPGIEDAERTLDKTWGKIISCYTQRTLTKPGDRLIAVSGLVQKLHQHWPKGQEETPVYHAGLWSHHLPGCLMWTVSRRKFPRPATYRSPSWSWGAVDGEIQYATRDVSNMICEVHCCRTFLAREEHPYGKVIGGMLILRAMVRRAIWDPENGNFFELHEVLAAGEYHSEEQGDDGEIGYVTADALEPASSSVGEVYLAILMKTDMTVRGLVMERDSTTGPSANTVEIVEQKETAFNLKIETFRRLGTFTAPFCDRGIWLSTPSQVLQII; this is encoded by the coding sequence ATGAGAGACATTTTTCATCATGCTTATGTGACTATCATCGCTGCATGTCCGTCCAAAGTAAGCGACGGCTTCTTGCGTGACCGCAGGCCCGGGTTTCCAGCTCCAAGCACACTTCCGTTCCGCACTCCCGATGGTGCTTTGGGGACGATGTTTCTGAGCCATGGAACTGATCTCCGGCCCGAGCCGGTGAACAGTCGGGCTTGGTGCTTGGAGGAACGAGTTCTGTCACCACGGTCTCTAGTCTATTGCTCCCACACACTGCAGTACGAATGTCAGACCGAGCACATGAATATTGACCGTGCCGCAGACCCGCGAGACGTTAGAGATGACATCGTGCAACTACCGTCTTGGGTCTTCCACGATCGTTTCCTTTCGAGTCCATTCATGGTCCCTGGAATCGAAGATGCAGAGCGCACACTAGACAAAACATGGGGGAAGATCATTAGCTGCTATACACAGCGTACCCTTACAAAACCGGGAGATCGCCTCATCGCAGTGTCTGGACTAGTACAAAAGCTCCATCAACATTGGCCAAAGGGCCAAGAAGAAACTCCCGTCTATCATGCTGGACTCTGGtctcaccacctcccagGATGCCTCATGTGGACAGTTTCACGGCGCAAGTTCCCACGGCCCGCTACTTATCGGTCACCCTCTTGGAGTTGGGGCGCGGTCGATGGCGAAATCCAGTACGCTACCAGAGATGTTTCCAACATGATCTGCGAGGTCCACTGCTGTCGAACCTTTCTCGCACGAGAAGAGCACCCGTATGGTAAAGTCATTGGTGGGATGCTAATTCTGCGGGCAATGGTTAGAAGGGCAATTTGGGATCCGGAAAATGGCAATTTTTTCGAGCTTCATGAGGTGCTTGCAGCGGGCGAGTATCACTCAGAGGAACaaggggatgatggagaaaTCGGATATGTTACAGCAGATGCTCTAGAACCGGCGTCCAGTAGCGTTGGGGAGGTTTACTTGGCCATTTTGATGAAAACTGACATGACAGTGCGAGGCCTTGTAATGGAGCGGGATTCCACAACTGGTCCCAGCGCGAATACAGTTGAAATCGTCGAGCAAAAGGAAACGGCATTCAACCTAAAGATTGAAACATTTCGCCGGCTTGGGACTTTCACGGCGCCTTTCTGTGATCGGGGTATATGGTTATCCACGCCCTCCCAGGTGTTACAAATCATATAA
- a CDS encoding uncharacterized protein (COG:G,M;~EggNog:ENOG410PKT0;~InterPro:IPR036291,IPR016040;~PFAM:PF13460,PF05368), with amino-acid sequence MDSPTIGVFPAAGGIGGGTVKHLLPRFPSKKLVFIARSPEKLRNLPVDQAVLRRADYDDNESLKVAFEGLNVLFLISYASVEHEYRTERHRAAIDHAIRSGVTHIFYGSLGYGGNPEGDKSVAHVMQAHLDTERYLQKCTRQHVGFSYTVIREGLYSESYPLYTAFFDPKQPVDEIKITHDGAGPGIAWVKREELGEGTAELIKRFVQDPDGFPYRNRKVLLSGPRTLTLGETVSILAKLAKHTVRIRQVSVEEFASQPQVSSNFTYHGVDHSALWTTTFEAFRRGEGAFVSPLLGELLGREPEDFETTVSQY; translated from the exons ATGGATAGCCCTACCATCGGAGTCTTCCCGGCTGCAGGAGGTATTGGCGGAGGCACCGTCAAGCATCTCTTGCCACGGTTTCCATCCAAGAAGCTTGTGTTTATCGCTCGGAGTCCCGAAAAACTCAGGAACTTACCTGTAGACCAAGCCGTTCTACGGCGAGCTGACTACGACGACAACGAGAGCTTGAAGGTTGCCTTCGAGGGGCTGAATGTACTCTTCCTAATTTCCTACGCGTCCGTGGAACATGAGTATCGCACTGAG AGACACCGCGCTGCCATCGACCATGCGATTCGCAGCGGTGTGACACATATCTTCTACGGGTCACTAGGCTACGGCGGGAACCCAGAAGGCGATAAGTCGGTGGCACACGTCATGCAGGCACACTTGGACACCGAGAGATACCTCCAAAAATGCACGCGGCAACATGTGGGATTCTCCTACACGGTCATTCGCGAAGGTCTCTACTCCGAGTCGTACCCACTCTATACCGCTTTCTTTGATCCGAAGCAGCCTGTCGACGAGATTAAGATAACCCACGATGGTGCGGGCCCGGGGATCGCGTGGGTGAAGCGTGAGGAGCTCGGAGAAGGTACCGCAGAGCTCATTAAGAGATTCGTGCAGGACCCGGACGGGTTTCCCTATCGCAATCGCAAAGTGCTCTTGTCCGGCCCGCGAACCCTGACCCTCGGGGAAACGGTGTCCATTCTGGCCAAGCTTGCCAAACATACTGTGCGCATCCGCCAGGTCTCCGTGGAGGAATTCGCCAGTCAACCTCAAGTTTCTTCTAACTTTACCTACCATGGCGTTGATCATTCCGCGTTGTGGACCACCACCTTTGAGGCCTTtcgccgaggagaaggcgcttTTGTGTCCCCATTGCTAGGAGAGCTCCTGGGTCGCGAGCCGGAAGACTTTGAGACAACCGTGTCCCAGTATTGA
- a CDS encoding NADH:flavin oxidoreductase/NADH oxidase (COG:C;~EggNog:ENOG410PHJW;~InterPro:IPR044152,IPR001155,IPR013785;~PFAM:PF00724;~go_function: GO:0003824 - catalytic activity [Evidence IEA];~go_function: GO:0003959 - NADPH dehydrogenase activity [Evidence IEA];~go_function: GO:0010181 - FMN binding [Evidence IEA];~go_function: GO:0016491 - oxidoreductase activity [Evidence IEA];~go_function: GO:0050661 - NADP binding [Evidence IEA];~go_process: GO:0055114 - oxidation-reduction process [Evidence IEA]): MPSRYLNADENEIVEIANEPASGVNCNVQCIRRLIADDPLQIPYFTPKQTPTAGTALVPAPHDPTTPKLFTPLSIRGIELQNRILWLKLSPLCQYSAEDGHHTDWHFAHLGGIISRGPGLSFVEATAVTANGRITPEDSGLWKDSQIGPLKRIVDFAHSQGQLIGIQLSHAGRKASTVAPWLSMNRGPGAPIKSVNGIDHDGFAPRHGWPDNVVAPSAIAFKDKNIIPRELSYDEIQSLVVAWGEAVKRAVRAGFDAIEIHGAHGYLIHEFLSPVSNKRTDEYGGSFENRIRLALELVDISRQHMTPSMPLFFRVSGTEWLEHLENEPSWDASQTVRLAEALVEHGVDVLDVSSGGNDPRQQIKGGPAYQSPYAFQVKEALGDRLLVASVGAITSGPQANDLLNAGLDMVIIGRMFQKNPGLVWTFAEELDVDVKAAHQIHWGFAGKRRRQ, translated from the exons ATGCCTTCCCGTTACCTCAACGCCGATGAAAATGAGATTGTGGAGATTGCCAACGAACCGGCCAGCGGTGTAAATTGTAATGTCCAGTGCATCAGACGCCTCATCGCTGACGATCCCCTGCAGATTCCCTACTTCACCCCCAAGCAGACTCCGACGGCGGGCACCGCTCTCGTGCCCGCGCCTCATGATCCTACTACACCCAAGCTGTTCACGCCGCTGTCTATCCGAGGAATTGAACTCCAGAACCGAATTCTG TGGCTCAAGCTCTCCCCTCTCTGCCAATATTCGGCCGAAGATGGGCATCACACCGACTGGCACTTTGCCCACCTAGGTGGTATCATCTCGCGTGGACCCGGCCTCTCCTTTGTGGAAGCCACTGCGGTCACAGCCAACGGCCGGATAACCCCGGAGGATTCAGGCCTCTGGAAAGACTCGCAGATCGGTCCGTTGAAGCGAATCGTAGACTTTGCGCATAGCCAGGGCCAGTTGATTGGAATCCAACTCTCCCATGCGGGCCGGAAAGCGAGCACGGTTGCCCCGTGGTTGAGCATGAACCGAGGCCCGGGAGCTCCTATTAAATCTGTCAATGGCATTGACCACGATGGCTTTGCACCG CGTCATGGCTGGCCAGACAATGTGGTTGCCCCGAGTGCGATCGCCTTCAAAGACAAGAACATCATTCCTCGGGAGTTGTCTTACGATGAGATACAATCTTTGGTAGTGGCTTGGGGTGAAGCCGTGAAGAGAGCGGTCCGTGCCGGGTTTGAT GCTATTGAGATCCACGGTGCGCATGGATATCTTATTCACGAATTCCTCTCCCCTGTCTCCAACAAGCGGACGGACGAATACGGGGGAAGCTTCGAAAACCGAATTCGCTTGGCCCTCGAGCTAGTTGACATCTCTCGGCAGCATATGACTCCGAGCATGCCTCTCTTTTTCCGCGTGAGTGGCACCGAGTGGCTGGAGCACCTGGAAAACGAGCCCAGTTGGGACGCGAGCCAGACGGTCCGGTTGGCGGAGGCTCTGGTAGAGCACGGGGTGGATGTTCTCGATGTATCTAGCGGAGGGAATGATCCCAGGCAGCAGATCAAGGGGGGACCGGCCTACCAGTCCCCCTACGCATTTCAGGTGAAAGAAGCTCTGGGCGATCGTCTTCTGGTGGCATCCGTTGGTGCCATCACCTCCGGTCCGCAGGCTAATGACCTCTTGAACGCGGGTCTCGATATGGTCATCATCGGGCGCATGTTTCAGAAAAATCCAGGTCTGGTGTGGACGTTCGCTGAAGAGCTCGATGTTGATGTCAAGGCAGCCCATCAGATTCACTGGGGGTTTGCTGGAAAGCGCCGTCGCCAATGA